GAGGCCTCGCTCCAGCGCAGGGTCGGCGCTGTCTTCGACACGTACGACGTGGTCCTCGCCCCGACGACGGCCACTCCCCCGCCCCGCATCGGCGCGATGGCGTCGCTGGGCGGCTGGCGCACCGACCGGGCGATGATCGCGGCGTGTCCGTACGCATGGCCGTGGAACGTCCTCGGCTGGCCCGGCGTGAACGTCCCCGCGGGCTTCACCGGCGACGGGCTGCCCGTCGGCGCTCAGCTGCTCGGCCCGGCGAACAGCGAGCCGCGGCTCATCTCGCTCGCGTCCCAACTCGAAGCGGATCAGCGGTGGTTCGAGAAGTGGCCCGAGAACCTCCAGGAGTCGCGCACCGGCGCCTAGAGCGGGTCACGCACCCCGGGCGAGCACCGCCCACAGGCCCGGGTCCTCGAAGTCGAGGGCCCACAGCACCGTGTTGCGCACCCTGTAGCGGCGCAGCACGGGCAGGTGCGGGGCGGGGGCGCGGCCTCGCCCCGGGCGGGGGCGAGGGCGGCGCCGCACAGCGCGAGGACGATGGCACCCGTGAGCGCGAGGAAAGAAGGGCGGCCCGGGCGTCCCCGTCGTACGGCTCGGGCGGTTATGGGGGTCTTCATGCGCCGAGCCTGTGTCCCACCGGCCGGGCCCGCCCTGCGGGTTGAGCCGGTCAGGCCCTAACGTGACCCGCGTGACTGCCTTCATCGATGACCCGCATGCCCACGAGCACCCCGGCCGTGCCGGCGCCACCGCCACGGTCGAGGCCGCGCCGCGCGAGGTGGGCCGGGTGCGCACCGAGTACGCGCCCGCCCACGACGGCGACCCCGATCCCGGCGAGATCGTCTGGACGTGGGTGCCGTTCGAGGAGAACGACGGCCGCGGCAAGGACCGTCCTGTGCTCGTCGTCGCCAGGGAGGCCGCCGGCACGCTCCTCGCCGTACAGCTGTCGAGCAAGCGGCACGACCACGACAGGGAGTGGGTGCCGATCGGCAGCGGGCCGTGGGACACCGCGGGCCGCGACTCGTGGGTGGCGATCGACCGCGTCCTTCGGGTCCACGAGCGCGGCATGCGCCGGGAGGCGTGCGCCCTGGACCGCATGCGGTTCAACCTCGTGGTGCTGCGGCTCAGGGAGCGGTACGGCTGGCGCTGACCGCCGGCGAGGCCGCGAAGGCCCGCTCGAAGGCCGTCCTGGTCCGTGCGTCCGGCGTGCGGTCCAGGACGCCGAACACGATGTGGTCGAAGCGGCCCGCGAACCGGCCGCCCCCGTCGAGGAGCGCCCGGAACGCGTCGGCGACCTGCGCCGGGTCGTTCTGGAACACACCGCAGCCCCAGGCGCCGAGCACGAGGCGCCGGTAGCCGTGCGCCGCGGCCGT
The DNA window shown above is from Streptomyces sp. NBC_01445 and carries:
- a CDS encoding type II toxin-antitoxin system PemK/MazF family toxin: MTAFIDDPHAHEHPGRAGATATVEAAPREVGRVRTEYAPAHDGDPDPGEIVWTWVPFEENDGRGKDRPVLVVAREAAGTLLAVQLSSKRHDHDREWVPIGSGPWDTAGRDSWVAIDRVLRVHERGMRREACALDRMRFNLVVLRLRERYGWR